GCGTACTCCTCGCACCCTCCCTCATACTTCAACTCGCACGCTTTCGCGAAATAGTTCAGGGCGTCGGTGTCGCTGTGCCTGACGCCAGCACCTTTTTCAGACATATAACCCATTTTGGTACATCCTTTCGCATGCCCCCCGTCACACGCTTTGCGAAAGAACTCGACCGCATGACCCGGGTCTAGTTTGACGCCGTTGCCTTCGTCATACATCCACCCTAAATTGAAACACCCTTTCGTATCCCCCCCATCACACGCTTTACGAAACAACTCGACCGCGTGAATCGAGTCTTGCTTGACGCCGTTGCCGTTGTCATACATCCAACCCAGATTGACACACCCTGCCAACTCGCCTCGGTCGCATTGCGCTCTGTATGTTTTGACTTCCTGAGACTCGTCTGCCAACACGAGACTGGGACACACACATGCCCCCACTAACGTGCTGACAAGAAGCAGATAACGAAGATTCATCGACGACCCTTTGCTCTGATTGGTGGATAACCGTTCGGTAAGCGATAGGCTAGGCCGATTGCGTAGACGTGTCAAGGCGGGGCTGTGTTGGGGCTGCTGCGCGACGCGCGCAGACATACGCGTGTCTTGCGAGTCACTTCTGACTCTTCACTCGTGCGTAGTTTTTGCACCCTTTCTCGTCCTTCATATCGCACGCTTTCCCGTAAAAGCTCAGAGCGTCGGAGTTGCTTTGTCTGACACCTGCACCTTGCTCATGCATTACACCAAAATTGTTACACCCTGTTGC
Above is a window of Nitrospira sp. DNA encoding:
- a CDS encoding sel1 repeat family protein is translated as MSARVAQQPQHSPALTRLRNRPSLSLTERLSTNQSKGSSMNLRYLLLVSTLVGACVCPSLVLADESQEVKTYRAQCDRGELAGCVNLGWMYDNGNGVKQDSIHAVELFRKACDGGDTKGCFNLGWMYDEGNGVKLDPGHAVEFFRKACDGGHAKGCTKMGYMSEKGAGVRHSDTDALNYFAKACELKYEGGCEEYARMKKTR